GAAACCACAATACATTTGGTGAACAGGATGCGAATTCTCGCTGTCGAAGATCAACCTGAATATCTGGAAATGTTGGAAGAAGTCATGAATGCCGTCGGGCACACAATTACCATTGCCACCGACGGATTTGAAGCACTCGAAAGGCTGCAGCAGGAAAAGATCGATGTGATCGTTTCAGACGTGAAAATGCCGAACATGGACGGCGTTGAATTTCACAAGCGCGTGCGGGCCATGAAAGAGTACGCAAACACGCCTTTCATTTTCCTGACGGGCGTGAAGGAACTGGACTCCGTCAAGGAAGCGTGCAAGGCCGACTGTGACTTGCTGCTTCAGAAGCCGTTTCCGGTGGATAAATTGTTAGAGATGTTCTCAGGTCAGATGAAATGAAATGCGCCTTCCCGGGTTGCCCCGGTGAATACGAGGACAAGTTCATCACACACAAAGTCGAGCAACCGGATGGAGTTGCCTACATCGACAACGTCCCGGCAAAAGTCTGCCTCTTGTGCGGCGATACGATTCTTGCCTCGGAAACAATGAAACTCATAGAGGAAATCCTGAAGACGGAACCAACGTAAGGCATCTTTCTCTCCCGCAAAAAAAAAGCCCGCCGAAGAACTCGACGGGCTTTTGCATTCTCAAAGCCTCCCTTTCAAACCTGCATTTTGTCTGGCTCGTATACTGTTTGCTTTTTGGCCTGACGTTTCTTACGCATATGTCGCTTCTCTACCGACTGTGAAGAATCGGCAGGGTCTTCAACATCGGGATACGTGTAAATGTCGTACTTGTAGTTGCGGAGAATAATCTGATTGCCGTTGCGGCCGAGAACATACTGCGGCAGCAACGGGATCTTCCCTCCTCCACCCGGAGCATCAATAAC
The sequence above is a segment of the Bacteroidota bacterium genome. Coding sequences within it:
- a CDS encoding response regulator, encoding MRILAVEDQPEYLEMLEEVMNAVGHTITIATDGFEALERLQQEKIDVIVSDVKMPNMDGVEFHKRVRAMKEYANTPFIFLTGVKELDSVKEACKADCDLLLQKPFPVDKLLEMFSGQMK